The Methylobacterium sp. PvR107 genome contains a region encoding:
- a CDS encoding PBP1A family penicillin-binding protein: MTPDAPERAPADGPTPSDPKAMRVPGADAADPRLAAREARRAALDLLRHLWVLLAAGGRGIARFGGVASARTRALLARKPDRVRSEIRPSAPSAADRPDAEPGTLRRGPARRRPILLAAGAAILLPVLALTLYLLVALLTLPPLGGAVVETGQRAITVEADDGRVFATRGSFRGQKLTAADLPPHLAQAIVAIEDRRFYSHWGLDLRGLARAAWRNVTGGGVREGGSTITQQYARLTSLNQEKTLWRKVQEAFLALRVEATMSKDEILLGYLDTAYFGAGAYGADAAARRYFGKPAKALSLPEAAMLAGLVRAPSQLAPTRNLGGAKERADVVLQAMVETGAITQAEADAARRQSVTLKTPPETPPGTNYFLDMIAGDVKRLAGKDGDVTVRSTLNLDLQSLAEGIVARRLDKDGRRRKVGQAAMVVLSKEGAILAMVGGRDYEDSQFNRAVQAKRQPGSLFKMLVYLTAYENGYSPESVLVDRPVQIGNWEPENDDGRYRGPVPLRTAFALSINTVAAQLGQEVGIPAVIATARRLGIQSDLPNVPSLVLGSGGVNLLEMTRAYGSVLSGRTPLQAYGIQAIRAAAPQPLYVQTDPAPGATLAQEPRTMMLDSLQAVVESGTGRAARVPGQIIGGKTGTSQDFRDAWFVGMTPDLVVGVWIGNDDDSPMSRMFGGEMPAGIFHDFVQRASEKLAKGKPRPSAERAEPPRAVAAVADPTPAGEIRGVPEVIDTGTLNLRGRVVRLLGVEGERGHLARQLASYLRRREVVCTGISDGAKARCRIEGDDLAGLILTAGGARASEDAPPDLLGAEEQARAERVGLWGR; encoded by the coding sequence ATGACGCCCGACGCGCCGGAGCGCGCCCCCGCCGACGGGCCGACACCGTCAGATCCGAAGGCCATGCGCGTGCCGGGGGCCGATGCCGCCGATCCGCGCCTGGCTGCCCGCGAGGCGCGGCGCGCTGCTCTCGACCTGTTGCGGCACCTGTGGGTCCTGCTCGCCGCGGGCGGACGCGGGATCGCGCGTTTCGGAGGCGTCGCATCCGCCCGCACTCGCGCGCTCCTGGCGCGCAAACCGGATCGTGTTCGGTCGGAGATCCGGCCCAGCGCACCGTCCGCCGCGGACCGACCTGACGCCGAGCCCGGGACGCTCCGGCGCGGACCGGCGCGGCGGCGGCCGATCCTTCTCGCTGCCGGTGCCGCGATCCTGCTGCCGGTCCTGGCGCTGACGCTCTATCTGCTCGTCGCGCTCCTGACCCTGCCGCCGCTCGGCGGGGCCGTGGTTGAGACCGGCCAGCGGGCAATCACCGTCGAGGCCGATGACGGGCGCGTCTTCGCCACGCGCGGCAGCTTCCGCGGCCAGAAGCTCACCGCCGCCGACCTGCCGCCCCATCTCGCGCAGGCGATCGTGGCGATCGAGGACCGGCGCTTTTACAGCCATTGGGGCCTCGACCTGCGCGGGCTCGCGCGGGCGGCGTGGCGCAACGTCACGGGCGGCGGCGTGCGCGAGGGCGGATCGACGATCACGCAGCAATATGCGCGCCTGACCTCCCTCAACCAGGAGAAGACGCTCTGGCGCAAGGTCCAGGAAGCCTTCCTGGCGCTGCGCGTCGAGGCGACGATGAGTAAGGACGAGATCCTGCTCGGCTATCTCGACACCGCCTATTTCGGCGCCGGCGCCTATGGGGCGGATGCGGCTGCGCGGCGATATTTCGGCAAGCCGGCCAAGGCCTTGAGTCTGCCCGAGGCGGCCATGCTGGCCGGCCTCGTGCGCGCCCCGTCGCAGCTCGCCCCGACCCGCAACCTCGGCGGCGCCAAGGAGCGGGCGGACGTGGTCCTCCAGGCCATGGTGGAGACCGGCGCGATCACCCAGGCTGAGGCTGATGCGGCCCGCCGGCAGAGCGTGACCCTGAAGACGCCGCCCGAGACGCCGCCCGGGACCAACTACTTCCTCGACATGATCGCCGGCGACGTGAAGCGCCTCGCCGGCAAGGACGGCGACGTCACGGTCCGCTCGACCCTGAACCTCGACCTCCAGAGCCTCGCCGAGGGCATCGTCGCCCGCCGCCTCGACAAGGACGGGCGGCGCCGCAAGGTCGGTCAGGCGGCGATGGTGGTGCTGTCGAAGGAGGGCGCGATCCTCGCCATGGTGGGCGGCCGCGACTACGAGGACAGCCAGTTCAACCGCGCCGTCCAGGCCAAGCGCCAGCCGGGCTCGCTGTTCAAGATGCTGGTCTACCTGACCGCCTACGAGAACGGCTACAGCCCCGAATCCGTCCTGGTCGATCGTCCGGTCCAGATCGGCAATTGGGAGCCCGAGAACGACGACGGTCGCTATCGCGGCCCGGTGCCGCTGCGGACCGCCTTCGCGCTCTCGATCAACACGGTGGCGGCCCAGCTCGGCCAGGAGGTCGGCATCCCGGCGGTGATCGCCACCGCGCGCCGGCTCGGCATCCAGTCTGACCTGCCGAACGTGCCGAGCCTCGTCCTGGGTTCCGGCGGCGTGAATCTCTTGGAGATGACCCGGGCCTACGGATCGGTCCTCTCGGGCCGGACCCCGCTGCAGGCCTACGGCATCCAGGCGATCCGCGCGGCGGCACCGCAGCCGCTCTACGTGCAGACCGATCCCGCACCCGGGGCGACGCTCGCGCAGGAGCCGCGCACGATGATGCTCGACTCGCTTCAGGCGGTGGTCGAGTCCGGGACCGGCCGGGCGGCGCGGGTGCCCGGCCAGATCATCGGCGGCAAGACCGGCACGAGCCAGGATTTCCGCGATGCCTGGTTCGTCGGCATGACGCCGGACCTCGTGGTCGGGGTCTGGATCGGGAACGACGACGACAGCCCGATGAGCCGGATGTTCGGCGGCGAGATGCCCGCCGGGATCTTCCACGATTTCGTCCAGCGGGCGTCGGAGAAGCTCGCCAAGGGCAAGCCGCGCCCTTCGGCGGAGCGGGCCGAGCCGCCCCGCGCGGTGGCGGCCGTGGCGGATCCGACCCCGGCCGGCGAGATCCGGGGCGTGCCGGAGGTGATCGATACCGGGACCCTGAACCTGCGCGGCCGCGTCGTGCGCCTCCTCGGGGTAGAGGGCGAGCGCGGCCACCTCGCCCGCCAGCTCGCGAGCTACCTGCGGCGGCGGGAGGTGGTCTGCACGGGCATCTCCGACGGCGCGAAGGCCCGCTGCCGCATCGAGGGCGACGATCTCGCCGGGCTGATTCTGACGGCCGGCGGCGCCCGCGCCTCGGAGGATGCGCCGCCGGACCTGCTCGGGGCCGAGGAGCAGGCGCGGGCCGAGCGGGTCGGCCTGTGGGGCCGGTAG
- a CDS encoding HdeD family acid-resistance protein: MTSSPTPNSGPTATSPSGVPLVGAARLDAMSAALARNWWLVALRGVVAILFGAVAFIAPGAFVLSLVLFFAAYMFADGVFAIVGAVRAAQRHERWGFLLLEGLVDIIVGVAAVLVPAAAVWAFVLLLAVWALVTGGLMIAAAFRLHLHYGRWWLVLGGVVSILFGIALILEPGMSALVLTWWIGAYTFAFGVLLLILAFQLRSRHGANGPSITPTGR, from the coding sequence ATGACCAGCAGTCCGACACCCAATTCCGGCCCGACGGCCACGTCGCCATCCGGCGTCCCGCTCGTCGGAGCCGCGCGCCTCGATGCCATGAGCGCGGCGCTCGCCCGCAACTGGTGGCTCGTCGCCCTGCGCGGTGTCGTCGCGATCCTGTTCGGCGCCGTGGCCTTCATCGCGCCCGGCGCCTTCGTGCTGTCGCTGGTGCTGTTCTTCGCCGCCTACATGTTCGCCGACGGCGTCTTCGCCATCGTCGGCGCGGTTCGGGCGGCGCAGCGCCACGAGCGCTGGGGCTTCCTGCTGCTGGAAGGCCTCGTCGACATCATCGTGGGTGTCGCGGCGGTGCTGGTCCCGGCGGCCGCCGTCTGGGCCTTCGTGCTGCTGCTCGCCGTCTGGGCCCTGGTGACCGGCGGCCTGATGATTGCCGCCGCCTTCCGGCTGCACCTCCATTACGGCCGCTGGTGGCTCGTCCTCGGCGGCGTCGTGTCGATCCTGTTCGGGATCGCGCTGATCCTCGAGCCGGGCATGTCGGCCCTGGTGCTGACGTGGTGGATCGGCGCCTACACCTTCGCCTTCGGCGTGCTCCTGCTGATCTTGGCCTTCCAGCTTCGGAGCCGGCACGGGGCGAACGGGCCGTCCATCACCCCGACCGGGCGCTGA
- a CDS encoding HlyD family secretion protein: MFDDQRQASEAEARVRPGDGRADAVDRDVVDRDVLDLGRPAHARETARKPGSESEDQEADQDAPEAENDESADEEEGEERRPNILRRHPFAFLLGALAVAALCVGVFFYWLLYMHPYESTDDAFVDARSISIQPKVGGYLVDVPVTDNQHVEAGQVLFQIYQRDYQIALEQAKAQVAADDAAIKNIDAQIQAQYANIDVSKAQVATAEAALKFAQEDAARYKDLAERGSGSIQQSQSATSTLQQRQAALQSANASVVAAQKQIGSLQAQKASTQAQLARDTAQVEQAELNLGYTTVRSVQSGRLVRLTGGIGQLAQAGQTLATFVPDDIWVTANYKETQITDMRPGQPVDIAIDAYPGRKIHGTLASVQPGSGTAFSLLPAQNATGNYVKVTQRIPVKIVVNDWPTDVAIGPGMSIVPTITVR, encoded by the coding sequence ATGTTTGACGATCAGCGGCAGGCCTCCGAGGCGGAGGCGCGCGTGCGGCCGGGCGATGGCCGGGCCGATGCGGTCGATCGCGATGTCGTCGATCGCGATGTCCTGGATCTCGGTCGGCCAGCCCACGCGCGCGAGACGGCGCGCAAGCCCGGGTCGGAGAGCGAGGATCAGGAGGCGGATCAGGACGCGCCGGAGGCGGAGAACGACGAGAGTGCGGATGAGGAGGAGGGCGAGGAGCGGCGGCCCAACATCCTGCGCCGCCATCCGTTCGCGTTCCTGCTGGGTGCGCTCGCGGTGGCCGCTCTGTGCGTCGGCGTGTTCTTCTACTGGCTCCTGTACATGCACCCGTACGAGAGCACAGACGACGCCTTCGTGGACGCGCGCAGCATCTCGATCCAGCCCAAGGTCGGCGGCTACCTCGTCGACGTTCCGGTCACCGACAATCAGCACGTCGAGGCCGGGCAGGTGCTCTTCCAGATCTACCAGCGCGACTACCAGATCGCCCTGGAGCAGGCGAAAGCCCAGGTCGCGGCCGACGATGCGGCGATCAAGAACATCGATGCCCAGATCCAGGCGCAATACGCCAACATCGACGTGTCGAAAGCGCAGGTCGCCACCGCCGAGGCGGCCCTGAAATTCGCCCAGGAGGATGCGGCCCGCTACAAGGACCTCGCCGAGCGCGGCTCGGGCTCGATCCAGCAATCGCAATCGGCGACCTCGACGCTCCAGCAGCGGCAGGCCGCGCTGCAGAGCGCCAATGCCAGCGTGGTCGCCGCGCAGAAGCAGATCGGCTCGCTCCAGGCGCAGAAGGCCTCGACGCAGGCGCAGCTCGCCCGCGACACGGCGCAGGTCGAGCAGGCCGAGCTGAATCTCGGCTACACCACGGTCCGTTCCGTGCAGTCCGGCCGCCTCGTCCGGTTAACCGGCGGCATCGGCCAGCTGGCCCAGGCCGGCCAGACTCTCGCGACCTTCGTGCCGGACGACATCTGGGTGACAGCGAATTACAAGGAGACGCAGATCACCGACATGCGTCCGGGCCAGCCGGTCGACATCGCGATCGACGCCTACCCGGGCCGCAAGATCCACGGTACGCTGGCCTCGGTGCAGCCGGGCTCCGGCACCGCCTTCAGCCTTCTGCCGGCGCAGAACGCCACCGGCAATTACGTGAAGGTGACGCAGCGCATCCCGGTGAAGATCGTCGTCAACGACTGGCCGACGGACGTCGCGATCGGCCCGGGCATGTCGATCGTCCCGACCATCACGGTCCGGTGA